One window of the Salvelinus fontinalis isolate EN_2023a chromosome 2, ASM2944872v1, whole genome shotgun sequence genome contains the following:
- the LOC129869448 gene encoding tetraspanin-10-like yields the protein MRRLQSMRWFSFPWLRRETSQTETSPLIPKTDTDRELSGVLQGNDESSTEEQAPEPGPNDGSGNQGRTREVKPRARSRPFSLRDCLLKYLLFFSNLFFTVLGLVVLALGLWGLINKESFAQEKIGQISTDPMLVFVILGLVLSTLCLSGCVGALRENCCLLQVFSATVLVLVAAQVLAAIVAYSLQGQIEGYLRSGMLAAMVRYQDDLDLRFITDEIQIGLQCCGADNYRDWEVNMYYNCSAPGVLSCGVPATCCVDPLENGTVWNSQCGVGSQQLDEFSAQSVIFLGGCLGGMSRWIEQHTGLIGAVGIVLLGIQIITLFITTRLMDNIQCIKVTS from the exons ATGAGGAGGTTGCAGTCCATGAGATGGTTTAGTTTTCCCTGGTTGAGGAGAGAGACCTCACAGACTGAGACCAGCCCACTCATACCAAAG acagacacagatagagagtTGTCAGGAGTCCTTCAGGGGAATGATGAGAGCAGCACAGAAGAACAGGCTCCAGAACCAGGACCGAATGATGGATCAGGGAACCAGGGTAGAACCAGGGAGGTAAAACCCAGAGCCCGTAGCAGGCCCTTCTCCCTGAGAGACTGTCTTCTCAAGTACCTCCTGTTCTTCAGCAACCTCTTCTTCACGGTGCTAGGCCTGGTGGTCCTGGCCCTGGGACTGTGGGGCCTCATCAACAAGGAATCCTTCGCTCAGGAGAAAATAGGACAGATCAGCACCGACCCCATGCTGGTGTTTGTGATACTGGGCTTGGTGCTGTCTACCCTCTGCCTGTCAGGCTGTGTGGGGGCTCTGAGAGAGAACTGCTGCCTGCTCCAGGTCTTCTCAGCCACCGTGCTGGTCCTGGTAGCAGCCCAGGTCCTAGCGGCCATCGTGGCATACAGCCtgcagggacagatagagggataCCTGAGGTCAGGTATGCTGGCTGCCATGGTGCGTTACCAGGATGACCTGGACCTGAGGTTCATCACAGATGAGATCCAGATAGGACTGCAGTGCTGCGGGGCCGACAACTACAGAGACTGGGAGGTCAACAT gTACTATAACTGCTCTGCCCCGGGGGTGCTGTCCTGTGGGGTCCCTGCTACCtgctgtgtggaccctctggagAACGGCACCGTGTGGAACTCCCAGTGTGGAGTAGGATCCCAGCAGCTGGATGAGTTCTCTGCTCAGAGCGTCATCTTCCTGGGGGGCTGTCTGGGGGGCATGTCCCGCTGGATAGAGCAGCACACAGGCCTGATAGGAGCCGTGGGTATCGTCCTACTGGGGATTCAGATCATCACTCTGTTCATCACCACACGACTGATGGATAACATCCAGTGCATTAAAGTTACAAGTTAA